The window CCTCGCGGCGGACCCGGTCGCGCATTCGCTCTTCCGCGCGTTCCGCGACGCCGTCGTCGCCCGGAAATGAACCGAAGCGTCCCGGCGTTGTCGGGTAGACTCCGAAAACGTGAGCGGGAGAAATCTCCGGCTCGGAAGGATCGAAGAATGAATTTCCGCATGAGCCGTATCGTCGTTGCGGCCGCCGTCATCGCCGCATGCGCGGCGGCGGCGTCCCCAGCCTCGGCGCTCCCCGCCGCCGGGAAAAAAGCGCCGTCCGCCCCGAAACCGGCGCCCGCCCCCGGAGCCGCGTCGCAAGCGGCGTCGCTGCGGGCTCCGCGGAAGGTCGCCGAGGGCGTCTGGGCCGAGATGACGAAAGGGGGCGCCAACGCCGGGTGGTTCACGTTCGGCGATTCGGTCGTCGCCGTCGACGCCGGCCGCACGGACGCCGACGCGGAGCAGCTGCTCGCCGACATCGCGTCGACGACCGGGAAGAAGAAGGTCTCCTACCTGATCCTGACCAACGACTTCGCACCCCACGCCGGCGGCGCCGCGGTCTTCGTAAAGCGCGGCGCGACGATCGTCTGCCAGGAGAATTTCGCGGGCGGATTCCAGGCCCTCCTCGCCAAGGCAGGCGCCCCGGGGTCCGCCGCGGTCCTCGGAGTCACCACACGCCTCGTCCTCGCCCGTCCCGACCGGGACGTCATCGTCCGGCATCTCGGTCCGGCCGACAGCGCGGGCGACCTCGCCGTCCTGATCGGCAAGGAAAAGGTCCTCTTCTCGGGAGATCTCGCGGAATCGGTCCTCCTTCCGCCGCTCTTCTCGAAGAGCATCGACCCGGACGGCTGGCTCTCGGCGTTGACGCTGCTCGGCAATCTGAACCCGAAGGCGCTCGTTCCGGGGTACGGTCCGATCGGTCTCCCGAGCGGCATCCTGGCGACGCGAGACTATCTCGAGCACGCGATCACGGTCGCGCAGACGCTCGTCCGCGAGAAGATCAAGGACGACTTCATTGCGACCCGGATCGCGGAACCGGACATGAAGATCCAGAAGCTGCCGCCGGAGCTCGAAAAGAATCACGAGGCGAACATTCAGGCGCTCGTCGCCTTCTACAGGAGCAAGGCGGGGGCCGCGCCGAAAAAACCGTGACCGACGCGATCGCTTTCCCCACCGATCTCTACGTC is drawn from Thermoanaerobaculia bacterium and contains these coding sequences:
- a CDS encoding MBL fold metallo-hydrolase, yielding MSRIVVAAAVIAACAAAASPASALPAAGKKAPSAPKPAPAPGAASQAASLRAPRKVAEGVWAEMTKGGANAGWFTFGDSVVAVDAGRTDADAEQLLADIASTTGKKKVSYLILTNDFAPHAGGAAVFVKRGATIVCQENFAGGFQALLAKAGAPGSAAVLGVTTRLVLARPDRDVIVRHLGPADSAGDLAVLIGKEKVLFSGDLAESVLLPPLFSKSIDPDGWLSALTLLGNLNPKALVPGYGPIGLPSGILATRDYLEHAITVAQTLVREKIKDDFIATRIAEPDMKIQKLPPELEKNHEANIQALVAFYRSKAGAAPKKP